Proteins encoded by one window of Kwoniella dejecticola CBS 10117 chromosome 9, complete sequence:
- a CDS encoding lactoylglutathione lyase produces MSSSATNTATYKFNHTMFRIKDPKVSIPWYENVLGMQKFREAPGGDFTNYFLAFPGGFGDKANASDDEKTAVQLNREGVLELCHNWGTESDPNFKGYASGNDEPGRGFGHIAITVDNLEAAVKRFDELGVKFKKRPEEGKMRHIAFIYDPDGYWIEILAQQK; encoded by the exons ATGTCGTCTTCCGCTACCAACACCGCGACTTACAAGTTCAACCATACCATGTTCAGGATCAAGGATCCCAAGGTCTCGATCCCTTGGTACGAGAATGTATTGGGTATgcaa AAATTCCGAGAGGCTCCCGGCGGAGATTTCACAAACTATTT CCTCGCTTTCCCCGGAGGATTCGGCGATAAAGCCAATGCGTCTGATGACGAGAAAACGGCCGTGCAATTGAACAGAGAAGGTGTTCTGGAACTGTGCCACAACTGGGGAACAG AATCCGATCCCAACTTCAAAGGATACGCTTCAGGTAACGATGAACCTGGAAGAGGTTTCGGTCATATCGCTATCACCGTCGATAACCTCGAAGCTGCCGTCAAGCGATTCGATGAATTGGGTGTTAAGTTCAAGAAGAGACCCGAGGAAGGTAAAATGAGA CACATCGCTTTCATCTATGATCCCGATGGATACTGGATCGAGATTCTTGCTCAACAGAAGTAG